DNA sequence from the Sulfurimonas sp. HSL3-7 genome:
CGCAACTAAAAGCATCACAGCAGCTACTTCAAACGGGATAAGGTATTTTGTAAACAGTACCATACCGACCATCTGTGAATTTCCTACGCCGTCTACAACAGGATAAAAAGCTGTGATATTTCCAGATACGATCGGTGCTGTAAAGATCGCAACTACTGTCAATGCAGCAAGACCCGAAAGACCGAAAACGATCTGCGGAGAAGTACGTCTTTCAATAACATCACGTGTTGTATCAAAGAACATCATCCCGAAAGCGTAGAGTGACATTACGGCACCTGTATAGACGATGATCTGGATCGCGCCCAAGAAATCTGCACCCAGCAAAAAGAAAAATGCCGAGATGAAGATCATACCTGCAGCCAATGCACTCAGTGCATATAGCGCATGATTAGTCAACACAGTGACAGCGAACATCACTATTGTCAAGATAGCAAATGTGTAAAATGCTATAGCTTCAAACATCTTAGCTCCTTAATACGCAAGCGGCGTCGTTTTGACGCGCTCGTCTTCGTGTGGTGTAATCGCACCGAAACCTGGATACTCAGGTACCTGCCCCTTGATCGCCATGTCTACCGGTGTCAACATATCTTCATAACCGATGTAGTGGGCGCGCTGCTCAGAAGTGTTCTCGTAGCGTCCGCCGTGAACGATCGCCAACTCCGGACAGACTTCCGCACAGTAACCGCAGAAGATACAACGGCCAAGGTTGATCGTATACTCCGTAACCTGCTTACGGCTGTTCTCATCGATTTTAGTGTCCATACGGATACAGTCAGAGATACAGATCTTTTCGCATAGACCGCAGCCGATACAACGTTCCGTACCCGACTCCCAAAGACGCTGCATCTCATGCACCGCGCGGTAACGCGGTCCGATAGGCAGCTTCTCTTTAGGGTATTGAACCGTATGGATGTCGAATTTGAACATCTCGCGAAGCACGACCCAAAGACCAACAAAAAGCTCACCTTTGATCGCACGGGAAAAGACCTGCTTCGCACGGTCCCAGCCACTTTCCGGATACTCTTCAATGTCTACTTTAAAGTAGCCGTTCTCACTAACATTTCTATTTTCAAATTGTTCTAAACTCATTATCTACCCCTAAAACATCATGATCATACCGGTGATCACAACATTGACCACCGCCAGAGGCATGAGAACTTTCCAACATAACCACATCAACTGGTCAGGTCTGATATCCGGCCAGGCAGCACGTGTCCACAAGAAGAAAAAGAAGAAAAATGCCACTTTGCCAAGGAATCCCAATGCACCCAGTACAGATCCGTCACCGAAACCGCCAAGGAAGATCAGAACAATCACGAACGAGATGAAGAACATGTTCGCATACTCACCGATAAAGAAAAGGCCCCAACGCATACCCGAGTACTCCGTACCGAAACCGTCAATGATCTCGTGATCATTCGCGATAAGGTGGAACGGCGTACGTCCTGTCTCAGCAAATGCCGCGATCCAGAAGAGGACAAATGCCACCGGCTGTGTCCAGATGATCCAGTCGCCGATTCCGCCAGCCTGGTAGTTGTTAAAATCGATCAGTGAGAACGAACCCACCATCATAAGCGGTGCAAGCAGGGAAAGACCCGTTACAACCTCATAAGAGATGAATACCGCCGCGGCACGTGCCGCAGAGATCAGCGCAAACTTATTGCTTGACGCCAATGAGCCCAGCATCGGTCCGTAGAAACCGACGGCCATAACACCCAGGATGTAAAGGATACCGATGTTGATATCGGCAACAATAGGATGAACGGTGTAACCAAAGAGTGTGAATTCCGGCATAAACGGAATCGCTGCGGCCGCCATAAACGCTGTTGCTGCCGTAATAACCGGCGCAATCTTGAAGATCGGACCGACCGCATTTGTAGGGACGATATCTTCTTTGGTAAAAAGTTTGATACCGTCGGCTGCGATCTGTAAAAGTCCGTACGGACCAACGTGCATTGGCCCAAGACGACGCTGCATAAATGCGAGTATCTTACGTTCGAAGTAGGTTCCAAAACCTGCTAACGCGGAAAAGACCAGTAAAATGACTATGATCTTGACAAGCGTTTCAATAATGAATGCTGTTTCCATTAATTACACCTTTTTGATAGTGGCATTGCTAAAGCGATAACCGCTGAAGAGTGCCTCACTGTTTAGATTTGAATCAAAACTTGGAACAAACGGAATGTTTCCGCCGATTTTAGTGTCGATTTTAACATTAAGTTCCATAGAACCTTTTGTAGTCTCCACTAAAACCTTATCTCCGTCTGATAATTCATTGGCAGCTGCGTAGTCGCTACTCACATAGAGACCCGCCTCTTCCTTCAACTGATGTGACTTGTTGGTAAAATCATTGAACTGAAGCGTCGGGTTTGCCAGGTAGACCATCGCCTCGCGCATCGCCGCCGCTTCATCGAATGCCGCTACACTTTCGTCACCGTCAGTTCTCACTTCGCCGATCTCCAACTCATAGCCACGCATCTCTTCACCTTTATTGGTGTAGTAATTTGGCAGGTCATCGAAGTTTTCAGACTTGAAGCCGGCTATCTCGCCCAGTTTTGCTGTGTAATCAACAGTCAATTTACTGCTGAGTCCGAGCGCATTGGCAATGTCGTTAAGCTCATACCCTTTGTACTCCAATGCCGCATTGGTAGGATTGACACGCAACTGAATGCTTGTCAGTGTCCCCTCCTGCTGGTTCATCGCCGGCATATCAAGGTCACCATTGCCTTGTGCGCTGAGTGTAAAGTCGCCTTTGACGTTGTAGCCGACAGTGTAACTGCCTGCTTCGGTGTCTAGGTCACAGATCATCGCAACACCCAGCGTGTTCCCTTTTTCAGGAATCATCGTCACGCTGAAGTCGGTGTACTTCTCTACTAGCGCCACAAGACGGGCCAGATTTGACGCATTAGGATGGCTGTAAAAATCCGGTCCTACCATCAATGCGAAAGTGTCTTTCTTTTTAAGAAGCTTCTCCATCGACTCGTCGAACTTGGCCGGCACGTTGACGATCTCAAGCAGGCGGTTCTCATCGACCTCGACCTCTTTTTCGACCTTCTTCGGTACCATCTTCGACTTCTCGACTTCAACCTCTTCTTCTTCACCCGTCTCTTCGTTGACCTTTGTCTCTTTAACAATCTCAACGACTTTCTCTTTGATCGTCTCGCTGACAGTGACTGTCTTCATAGAGTGGAAAGACGCAAGGTATGCAGCCAGTTCAGCCGGAAGCGCCTCTTTTTTCGCAAAAAGGTCCAGGATCAGGTACATCACTGCCTCTTCCTGCATCGGTGCATGGTTGACGCTGAGGATGTTTTTACCCATATCATCAATAACCGGATCGGCTACCGGATGGAAATAGAGTCCGGCACCTTTGTTCATGATCATCGAGTTGTTCATCGCAAAACGGGCATTGGGGTTGTCTGTTTTGATTGCCGAACCGACCGAGATCACAAAGTTTGCTTTGTTGACCTCTTTGAGCGGTGTCTTATAGATCGATGTGCCGCTGATAGTCGAGTAGCTTTTCATAAATTCGGCAAACCTGCGTGCCTCTTCATTGATCAGCTTGTAGCCTCTTGTTTCTTTCAGCTTTTGAAGGATCAGCGCCTCTTCGTTTGTGATCTGCGAGTTGAAACTGATCGTATCGGCTTTTTCGAAGGCTTCGACCGCTTTGGCGAACGCCGCTTCGTCTTTGCCTTCAACCTCGTTCTGGAAGTCGTATCCGTAACGTCCGGCGCCGCAGAGAGAGACATAGTTCCACTCGTTTTTGACACGGTAGATCTTCGGTTCAGGGTTGTCGATCGATGTATGTTTCACATCATACTGGATCTGACAGCCGGCAGAACAGTGGCTACATGTCGCAGGAACCTGTGAAAGTTCCCAGGCATTGGAGGTATACTGGAAATCCGCAGAGACAAGGGCACCGACCGGACAGACCGCCGTACATTCACCACAGTCGGTACAGTCAAGCGTGTCTCCCGCATTCGGCTGGATAAGCGATTTGTTGAGCTTGTTCCACATCGCATAGGCATCTTTCGGCATACTCTCTTTGAACGTCTCGTCAATGGCATCGCCGCCGCGAGGTTTTGTCGAGAGGGCGCTATCACCGATCATGTCTTTACAGATTGTCGTACAACGCTCACACATAATACAGAGTGCCGGATCATAATTGATCAGACCCCAGTGCTGTACCGGTTTGAAGGTGTCTTTGATCGCATATGTCTGGGCATCAACACCGATCTCGAGTGTATAGTTTTGAAGCTCACACTCACCGGATTGATCACAGACACCGCACTCTAATGGGTGGTTTACATCATAAACTTCCATGATCGCACGTTTTTCTGCTTCGATAGTCTCGGTTGATGTCGTGATCTGCATGCCGTCTTTCGCTTTGGCATTACAGGCGTAGACCTGTTTGCCATCAGCTTCGACCAGACAGATACGACACGCCAAAGTAGGGCTACAACGTGTCAGATAACAGATAGCTGGAATAAAGATATCATTGGCACGCGCCGCATTAAGAATATATTCACCCTCTTGCGTCTGTACCTCTTTGCCGTCTATCGTAATGGTTATTTCACTCATAACTAGTTACTCACTCTCATAAAATTTACTGTCTCAAAACGATAGCTATCGATCATGTTCAGACCAAGGTCAAAGGTAGGGTGAAGTGCCACCGTCCCTTTGAGTGTATCGTCCTGTTTAAAGATACGGTGAATCTTCTCACCACCCACTTCGAATTCGACTTCATCACCGTCGCTCAACCGTGCCGCTGCTGCAAAAGCAGCGGAACCGTAAAGTGCGCTGTCTTTTTCAAGCTGGGCGCTCTTTGCAGTGAAGGCGTTGAACTGGAGAACAGGGTTCACGTGATAGATCACGGCACCGTTAAACTCCGGAAGCTCTTCAATTGACTCTATGACACCGTTGGCCTCGACATTGATCGGCGTCAAAGCATAACCGCGAACATCGGCTCCTTTAGGGGAATAGAAGTTCTCCAGGTCATCAAATTCCACCGATGCAAAACCTTTCTCCGCAGGCAGCGTCACGGTATAATCGATGGTGTTTTCTGCGTTGACACCTAGTGCGTTTGCAAGATCGTTCAGGGTGTAACCCTCAAATGAAAGTGCCACGTTTGTCGGCAAGAGACGTTTGTCAATGCTGACAACGCTCCCCTCCTGCTGATTAAGTGCAGGAACGCCCAGATCGCCCTCACCTGATGCAGAGATGACGAAGTCTCCTTTGGCGTTGTAACCGACGACATTGTTAAGCGCTTCATCCGCATCAAGATCGTTAATAAGCGATACACCAAGGGTGTTTACCTCGGTCGGAACGACCAAGACACTGAAGTCGCTGTGTTTCTCAATAAAGGCGACCAGGCGCGCCATATTCTCGGCTCTTTCGTGCGCCATGAGATCAGAACCTACAACCAGGGTCTTAGTGCGTGAACGCATAAGCTGTTTGACGATCATTGCAAGTTCGTCTTCGCCCACATTCGTCTCGGCACTCAGGTAACCTGTGTCGAGTTCGTCCATAAAGGCTTTTTCGCTCTCGCTGAGTTCAGCGTCAGAAACAAGAGTCTGTGCAAGCAGTGCCAAAACACCCTCTTCCGTACCGACTTCATACTTGATGAACTGTGTCACCGTGTTTTGAAGCAAAGCATCTTCCAGCGGATGCATATAGACCACTTTTGCACCATTGTGTCGCGCTGCCGTTGTCATCGCATACCGTACGCCCGGATTATCAGTTGCAATACGGCTGCCAATAAGAATAATGCCGTCCGATTTTTTCAGACTCTCAAGTGTGGCAGAGTAGTGAAGCTTGCCGCTGACTGAGCTGTATGCTCTCATAAAGTTCTGCATCTGACGCGCATCTTCATTAAAGAGCTTGATACCCAACTTCGCTTTAAGAGCATTAAGTATCATCGCCTCTTCATTGGTGATCATGGACGAAAAACGAATCGCTTCGGCATTTTGCAATGCCGCCACCGCAGCATTGAACGCATTTTCATCTTTGCTGCCCGTGTTGGCGAAATCAAAACCGAAACGTCCGGCACCGCAAAGCGTTGCATATTCGAAATTATTGGTCACACGGTAAATGCTCTCCTGGCCCGGAGAGTCGATACCCGCATGCTTGACCTCGTATTCCAGAGCACAGCCTGCACTGCAGTGTGCGCAGGTCGCAGGAATTTTCGAAAGTTCCCAGGCATTGGCAGAATATTGGAAATCGGAACTGACAAGTGCGCCGACAGGACAGACCGCGATACATTCACCACAGAAAGTACAGTCAAGCGTCTCGGCATTTTTCGGGATCACTTTTGAGTTATACCCGCCGAACAGGATATCAAGCGCATCGTCGCCGATCACTTCATTACAGACGTGCGTACATTTTTCGCAAAGTATACAGAGCGTCGGGTCATAATTGACCAAGCCCCACTGCTCGATCTTTCGAGGTTGGTCTTTGGCACTGAAGTATTGTTCACCGACATTAAACTCCAACGTCTTGTTTTGAAGATCACAGGCGCCTGACTTGTCGCACACACCACACTCTAAAGGGTGGTTGACATCATACATACGCATGATGTTTGTGCGCTCGGTCTTCAGTGACTCTGAATCCGTAATGACATTGATACCCTCTGTCGGCGGGGTGTTGCACGAGAGGATAAAGCCGTCATGGCCCTCCACTTCAACACTGCAAAGGCGGCAAGAAGCACATGGTGATGTCTTTTCGATATAACACATCGTCGGGATATAGATATCTTCGCGACGCGCCACATTGATAATTGTCTCACCGCGTTCAGCCGTTACAGG
Encoded proteins:
- a CDS encoding NADH-quinone oxidoreductase subunit G, producing MSEITITIDGKEVQTQEGEYILNAARANDIFIPAICYLTRCSPTLACRICLVEADGKQVYACNAKAKDGMQITTSTETIEAEKRAIMEVYDVNHPLECGVCDQSGECELQNYTLEIGVDAQTYAIKDTFKPVQHWGLINYDPALCIMCERCTTICKDMIGDSALSTKPRGGDAIDETFKESMPKDAYAMWNKLNKSLIQPNAGDTLDCTDCGECTAVCPVGALVSADFQYTSNAWELSQVPATCSHCSAGCQIQYDVKHTSIDNPEPKIYRVKNEWNYVSLCGAGRYGYDFQNEVEGKDEAAFAKAVEAFEKADTISFNSQITNEEALILQKLKETRGYKLINEEARRFAEFMKSYSTISGTSIYKTPLKEVNKANFVISVGSAIKTDNPNARFAMNNSMIMNKGAGLYFHPVADPVIDDMGKNILSVNHAPMQEEAVMYLILDLFAKKEALPAELAAYLASFHSMKTVTVSETIKEKVVEIVKETKVNEETGEEEEVEVEKSKMVPKKVEKEVEVDENRLLEIVNVPAKFDESMEKLLKKKDTFALMVGPDFYSHPNASNLARLVALVEKYTDFSVTMIPEKGNTLGVAMICDLDTEAGSYTVGYNVKGDFTLSAQGNGDLDMPAMNQQEGTLTSIQLRVNPTNAALEYKGYELNDIANALGLSSKLTVDYTAKLGEIAGFKSENFDDLPNYYTNKGEEMRGYELEIGEVRTDGDESVAAFDEAAAMREAMVYLANPTLQFNDFTNKSHQLKEEAGLYVSSDYAAANELSDGDKVLVETTKGSMELNVKIDTKIGGNIPFVPSFDSNLNSEALFSGYRFSNATIKKV
- the nuoH gene encoding NADH-quinone oxidoreductase subunit NuoH — protein: METAFIIETLVKIIVILLVFSALAGFGTYFERKILAFMQRRLGPMHVGPYGLLQIAADGIKLFTKEDIVPTNAVGPIFKIAPVITAATAFMAAAAIPFMPEFTLFGYTVHPIVADINIGILYILGVMAVGFYGPMLGSLASSNKFALISAARAAAVFISYEVVTGLSLLAPLMMVGSFSLIDFNNYQAGGIGDWIIWTQPVAFVLFWIAAFAETGRTPFHLIANDHEIIDGFGTEYSGMRWGLFFIGEYANMFFISFVIVLIFLGGFGDGSVLGALGFLGKVAFFFFFFLWTRAAWPDIRPDQLMWLCWKVLMPLAVVNVVITGMIMMF
- a CDS encoding NADH-quinone oxidoreductase subunit J; this encodes MFEAIAFYTFAILTIVMFAVTVLTNHALYALSALAAGMIFISAFFFLLGADFLGAIQIIVYTGAVMSLYAFGMMFFDTTRDVIERRTSPQIVFGLSGLAALTVVAIFTAPIVSGNITAFYPVVDGVGNSQMVGMVLFTKYLIPFEVAAVMLLVAMIAGIILAGKKMDQSLTLMKEEEIERESKEKAVV
- the nuoI gene encoding NADH-quinone oxidoreductase subunit NuoI, which translates into the protein MSLEQFENRNVSENGYFKVDIEEYPESGWDRAKQVFSRAIKGELFVGLWVVLREMFKFDIHTVQYPKEKLPIGPRYRAVHEMQRLWESGTERCIGCGLCEKICISDCIRMDTKIDENSRKQVTEYTINLGRCIFCGYCAEVCPELAIVHGGRYENTSEQRAHYIGYEDMLTPVDMAIKGQVPEYPGFGAITPHEDERVKTTPLAY
- a CDS encoding 2Fe-2S iron-sulfur cluster-binding protein, translated to MINFKINGRPVTAERGETIINVARREDIYIPTMCYIEKTSPCASCRLCSVEVEGHDGFILSCNTPPTEGINVITDSESLKTERTNIMRMYDVNHPLECGVCDKSGACDLQNKTLEFNVGEQYFSAKDQPRKIEQWGLVNYDPTLCILCEKCTHVCNEVIGDDALDILFGGYNSKVIPKNAETLDCTFCGECIAVCPVGALVSSDFQYSANAWELSKIPATCAHCSAGCALEYEVKHAGIDSPGQESIYRVTNNFEYATLCGAGRFGFDFANTGSKDENAFNAAVAALQNAEAIRFSSMITNEEAMILNALKAKLGIKLFNEDARQMQNFMRAYSSVSGKLHYSATLESLKKSDGIILIGSRIATDNPGVRYAMTTAARHNGAKVVYMHPLEDALLQNTVTQFIKYEVGTEEGVLALLAQTLVSDAELSESEKAFMDELDTGYLSAETNVGEDELAMIVKQLMRSRTKTLVVGSDLMAHERAENMARLVAFIEKHSDFSVLVVPTEVNTLGVSLINDLDADEALNNVVGYNAKGDFVISASGEGDLGVPALNQQEGSVVSIDKRLLPTNVALSFEGYTLNDLANALGVNAENTIDYTVTLPAEKGFASVEFDDLENFYSPKGADVRGYALTPINVEANGVIESIEELPEFNGAVIYHVNPVLQFNAFTAKSAQLEKDSALYGSAAFAAAARLSDGDEVEFEVGGEKIHRIFKQDDTLKGTVALHPTFDLGLNMIDSYRFETVNFMRVSN